The following are encoded together in the Streptomyces sp. NBC_00358 genome:
- a CDS encoding sensor histidine kinase, translating to MTETTQTQTTPPPRGGAGTKSRSPEYRLAADAVRGLRQDMFHDAFAYRPLPRMRTDGPLTRRLPGGLRAKAAWIPHGTVAAAGLIAMAAGYSSAGGPDRGSIAPLLCGLLALLPVLATLVRPVGAFWISIAAAPVVAMFTTAWNNWPWAPGTFLAHVTVMTVVALRSRPRVAAWMWLLTAGYSLTADTLFGGGYYNVNTFPLLFVSALALLVVTVLNIRREAEQEVTAHQSETAQERSRRTLLEERTTIARELHDVVAHHMSVVAIQAEAAPYRVENPPPELEQAFVTIRENAVAALTELRRVLGVVRAEDYEAPDAPQPTLADLDALLANVGDAGLTVDKAVTGAVRELPQGVELSAYRIVQEALSNTLRHAPGASARVEIGYVLGGLGLRIVNGPAPAATLEKSTHGAGHGITGMRERVTMLDGEMTAGVMEDGGYEVAVFLPVPSGEETG from the coding sequence GTGACCGAGACGACCCAGACGCAGACGACACCCCCGCCCCGCGGCGGCGCCGGGACCAAGTCCCGCAGCCCGGAGTACCGCCTCGCCGCGGACGCCGTGCGCGGCCTGCGGCAGGACATGTTCCACGACGCCTTCGCCTACCGCCCGCTCCCCCGCATGCGTACGGACGGCCCGCTCACCCGACGGCTCCCCGGAGGCCTGCGCGCGAAGGCGGCCTGGATCCCGCACGGGACGGTGGCGGCGGCCGGCCTGATAGCGATGGCCGCGGGCTACAGCTCCGCCGGCGGCCCCGACCGGGGTTCGATCGCACCCCTGCTGTGCGGGCTCCTCGCCCTGCTCCCGGTCCTGGCGACCCTCGTCCGCCCGGTCGGCGCCTTCTGGATCTCGATCGCGGCGGCCCCGGTCGTCGCCATGTTCACGACTGCCTGGAACAACTGGCCGTGGGCGCCCGGAACTTTCCTGGCGCACGTCACCGTGATGACGGTCGTGGCCCTGCGGTCCCGCCCCCGTGTCGCGGCGTGGATGTGGCTGCTGACCGCCGGGTACAGCCTCACCGCCGATACGCTCTTCGGCGGGGGCTACTACAACGTCAACACGTTCCCGCTGCTCTTCGTCTCCGCGCTGGCCCTGCTGGTCGTCACGGTGCTGAACATACGCAGGGAGGCCGAGCAGGAGGTGACGGCCCACCAGTCGGAGACGGCACAGGAGCGTTCCCGGCGCACACTGCTCGAAGAGCGCACGACGATCGCCCGCGAGCTGCACGACGTGGTCGCGCACCACATGTCGGTGGTCGCCATCCAGGCGGAGGCGGCGCCCTACCGGGTGGAGAACCCGCCCCCGGAGCTGGAGCAGGCCTTCGTCACGATCAGGGAGAACGCGGTGGCGGCGCTCACCGAGCTGCGCCGTGTGCTGGGTGTGGTCAGGGCCGAGGACTACGAGGCACCGGACGCGCCACAGCCCACGCTCGCGGATCTGGACGCCCTCCTCGCCAATGTGGGGGACGCGGGTCTGACCGTGGACAAGGCGGTCACCGGCGCGGTGCGTGAACTTCCGCAGGGCGTCGAGCTGTCGGCGTACCGGATAGTGCAGGAGGCGCTCAGCAACACCCTGCGGCACGCTCCGGGCGCGTCGGCCCGCGTCGAGATCGGCTACGTCCTGGGCGGGCTCGGCCTGCGGATAGTGAACGGTCCCGCTCCGGCGGCGACCCTGGAGAAGTCCACGCACGGCGCGGGGCACGGCATCACGGGCATGCGCGAGCGCGTCACGATGCTGGACGGTGAGATGACGGCCGGCGTCATGGAGGACGGAGGGTACGAGGTGGCGGTGTTCCTGCCGGTGCCGTCGGGTGAGGAGACCGGATGA
- the kynU gene encoding kynureninase, whose amino-acid sequence MSALGARAAELDAADELAGLREQFVLDDVVYLDGNSLGALSAGVPGRVEDVVRRQWGELRIRSWEESGWWTAPERIGDLIAPLVGAAAGQIVVGDSTSVNVFKALVGAVRMAGEGRDEIVVDATTFPTDGYIAASAARMTGCELRPVDPDEVPSALSSRTAAVLLNHVDYRTGRRYDLPSLTSAIRAAGAVSVWDLCHSAGALPVGLDEHGVDLAVGCTYKYLNGGPGSPAYLYIRAGLQDRFDSPLPGWNSHADPFGMSPSYAPAPGALRGRVGTPDILSMLALEAALEVWEGVSIDSVRAKSLALTDFFLECVSAYVPEGRVESVTPSAHAERGSQVALRCADAGAVMKSLIDRGVVGDFRHPDILRFGFTPLYVGFQDTERAARVLAEILG is encoded by the coding sequence GTGTCAGCGCTGGGCGCGCGGGCGGCGGAACTGGACGCGGCGGACGAACTCGCCGGACTGCGCGAGCAGTTCGTGCTCGACGACGTGGTCTACCTGGACGGGAACTCGCTCGGCGCGCTGTCGGCCGGGGTCCCGGGCCGGGTCGAGGACGTCGTCCGCAGGCAGTGGGGCGAACTGCGCATCCGCTCCTGGGAGGAGAGCGGCTGGTGGACCGCGCCCGAGCGGATCGGCGACCTGATCGCCCCGCTGGTCGGCGCGGCGGCCGGACAGATCGTGGTCGGTGACTCGACCAGCGTGAACGTGTTCAAGGCGCTGGTGGGTGCCGTACGGATGGCGGGCGAGGGGCGCGACGAGATCGTCGTCGACGCCACGACGTTCCCGACGGACGGGTACATCGCGGCGTCGGCGGCCCGGATGACGGGCTGCGAGCTGCGTCCGGTCGACCCGGACGAGGTGCCCTCGGCGCTCAGCTCCCGTACGGCGGCGGTGCTGCTCAACCACGTCGACTACCGCACGGGCCGGCGCTACGACCTCCCGTCCCTGACCTCCGCGATCCGCGCGGCGGGCGCCGTATCGGTGTGGGACCTGTGCCACTCCGCGGGAGCCCTGCCGGTCGGTCTCGACGAGCACGGGGTGGACCTGGCGGTCGGCTGCACCTACAAGTACCTGAACGGCGGCCCGGGTTCGCCCGCGTACCTCTACATCCGAGCCGGCCTCCAGGACCGCTTCGACTCCCCGCTCCCCGGCTGGAACTCGCACGCGGACCCCTTCGGCATGAGCCCGTCGTACGCCCCGGCACCGGGTGCCCTGCGCGGACGGGTCGGCACGCCGGACATCCTCTCGATGCTGGCCCTGGAAGCGGCGCTGGAGGTCTGGGAGGGCGTCTCGATCGACAGCGTCCGCGCCAAGTCGCTCGCCCTGACCGACTTCTTCCTGGAGTGCGTCTCCGCGTACGTCCCCGAGGGCCGGGTCGAGTCCGTGACCCCGTCCGCCCACGCGGAACGGGGCAGCCAGGTGGCCCTGCGCTGCGCCGACGCGGGCGCCGTGATGAAGAGCCTGATCGACCGGGGTGTCGTGGGCGACTTCCGCCACCCGGACATCCTGCGCTTCGGCTTCACCCCCCTGTACGTCGGTTTCCAGGACACGGAACGGGCGGCGAGGGTCCTGGCGGAGATTTTGGGCTGA
- a CDS encoding sensor histidine kinase produces the protein MPAAAPLPPLSRPRLLRRLPHAVVCLIALGLGLAAMDELSDGYRLGFPLGTMSGLALGVAVALALWRPVPAWWVSLGTSVIAAAAARSDIVADIPGPSPGPDWPWSTPAITAQAFVLFLLALRLPARVAAGALSLTCLATYGLQGLDGGPSYSPAVMLPGPAYHPTGMLAVVVFAAVVLLGTALRGRREARTQLVEQASLTEEERARRTVLEERSRIARELHDVVAHHMSVISIQAQVAPHLVENPTEELRENLEGIRQNALEALTELRRVLGVLRSENPDNPYGLGAGAGATPDAPQPTLGRLDALVENTRAAGLHVTTEITGEQLPLAPGVELSAYRIIQEALSNALRHAPGSAVKVELWHFPRGLQVRVVNSRPERPAPPSPGAGHGLLGMRERVAMLGGTLVTSETSCGGFAVAAFLPGNGIAAPDDSGPGRDGARPDDGFTGSTGEETP, from the coding sequence GTGCCGGCGGCCGCGCCGCTGCCGCCGCTGTCCCGGCCCCGCCTGCTGCGCAGGCTGCCGCACGCCGTGGTGTGCCTGATCGCCCTCGGTCTCGGACTCGCGGCCATGGACGAGCTGAGCGACGGCTACCGACTGGGTTTCCCGCTGGGCACGATGAGCGGCCTCGCTCTGGGCGTGGCGGTCGCGCTCGCGCTGTGGCGTCCCGTGCCCGCCTGGTGGGTGTCCCTGGGCACGAGCGTGATCGCCGCGGCGGCGGCCCGCTCGGACATCGTGGCGGACATCCCGGGACCGTCACCGGGACCGGACTGGCCGTGGAGCACGCCCGCGATCACGGCGCAGGCCTTCGTGCTCTTCCTGCTCGCCCTGCGGCTGCCCGCGCGTGTCGCTGCCGGCGCGCTGTCCCTGACCTGTCTGGCCACCTACGGGCTGCAGGGCCTCGACGGAGGACCGTCGTACTCTCCGGCGGTCATGCTCCCGGGGCCGGCGTATCACCCGACGGGAATGCTGGCGGTCGTCGTCTTCGCCGCCGTCGTCCTGCTCGGCACGGCGCTGCGCGGCCGCCGTGAGGCCCGTACCCAACTCGTGGAACAGGCCTCACTGACCGAGGAGGAGCGGGCCCGCCGCACCGTCCTGGAGGAGCGCAGCCGCATCGCGCGCGAGCTCCACGACGTGGTGGCGCACCACATGTCGGTGATCTCCATCCAGGCGCAGGTCGCCCCGCACCTGGTCGAGAACCCGACCGAGGAACTGAGGGAGAACCTGGAAGGCATCCGGCAGAACGCCCTGGAGGCGCTGACCGAGCTGCGCCGGGTGCTCGGAGTGCTGCGCTCGGAGAATCCGGACAACCCGTACGGCCTCGGCGCGGGCGCGGGCGCGACGCCGGACGCTCCGCAGCCCACGCTGGGCCGTCTGGACGCCCTGGTCGAGAACACGCGCGCCGCGGGACTGCACGTGACCACCGAGATCACCGGGGAACAGCTTCCGCTGGCACCGGGCGTCGAGCTGTCGGCGTACCGGATCATCCAGGAGGCGCTGAGCAACGCCCTGCGCCACGCGCCGGGTTCCGCGGTCAAGGTGGAACTCTGGCACTTCCCGCGGGGCCTCCAGGTGAGAGTCGTCAACTCGCGGCCCGAGCGTCCCGCTCCGCCGTCCCCGGGCGCGGGACACGGACTGCTCGGCATGCGGGAACGCGTCGCGATGCTGGGTGGCACCCTCGTGACCTCGGAGACGTCCTGCGGCGGTTTCGCGGTGGCGGCCTTCCTCCCGGGCAACGGCATCGCGGCTCCGGACGACTCCGGTCCCGGTCGCGATGGCGCCCGGCCCGACGACGGCTTCACCGGCAGCACAGGAGAAGAGACGCCATGA
- a CDS encoding alpha/beta hydrolase: MQDDAAPRDGDDAAIARDAAEEASAFSHPPVDPDVTMAYGDHPDQVIDFYAPRDPDPTVPTPLVVVLHGGAWRAPYDRRHITPFADFLTRRGLAVANVEYRRGEETPPAAARLLIPAQAGSPTDGTGDRDGTADGGDTGAEAGAPVAGRWPDTFDDVAAALDALPALVRVALPQADPRRMVVTGHSAGGHLALWAAARHLLPADAPWRTDRPAPLRGVVALAPIADFQVAEKLAVCGGASRQLLGGEATFAERLPYADPARLLPTGIATTVVQGRTDLVVPQAVAESYADAAARAGEVIGLTLLDDVGHFPLIDPAADACAVVADEIAQLAW; the protein is encoded by the coding sequence ATGCAGGACGACGCCGCACCCCGGGACGGCGACGACGCCGCGATCGCGCGCGACGCCGCCGAAGAGGCGTCAGCCTTCTCGCATCCGCCGGTGGACCCCGACGTCACCATGGCGTACGGCGACCACCCCGACCAGGTGATCGACTTCTACGCTCCGCGCGACCCCGACCCGACGGTCCCCACCCCGCTCGTGGTCGTTCTGCACGGCGGCGCCTGGCGTGCCCCGTACGACCGCCGCCACATCACTCCGTTCGCGGACTTCCTGACCCGCCGCGGACTCGCCGTGGCGAACGTCGAGTACCGCCGCGGCGAGGAGACGCCACCCGCTGCGGCCAGGCTCCTGATCCCCGCGCAGGCCGGTTCCCCGACCGACGGAACCGGCGACCGGGACGGAACCGCCGACGGCGGTGACACCGGGGCCGAGGCCGGCGCTCCGGTCGCCGGCCGGTGGCCCGACACCTTCGACGACGTGGCGGCCGCACTCGACGCGCTTCCCGCGCTCGTCCGCGTGGCCCTCCCGCAGGCCGACCCCCGGCGCATGGTGGTCACGGGCCACTCGGCGGGCGGTCACCTCGCCCTGTGGGCGGCGGCCCGGCACCTCCTGCCCGCCGACGCGCCCTGGCGCACCGACCGCCCCGCACCCCTGCGCGGCGTCGTCGCCCTCGCCCCGATCGCCGACTTCCAGGTCGCGGAGAAGCTCGCCGTCTGCGGTGGGGCGTCCCGCCAACTGCTGGGCGGGGAGGCCACGTTCGCGGAACGCCTGCCGTACGCCGACCCGGCGCGGCTGCTGCCGACCGGCATCGCCACCACGGTCGTCCAGGGCCGTACCGACCTCGTCGTGCCCCAGGCCGTCGCCGAGTCGTACGCGGACGCGGCCGCCAGGGCGGGCGAGGTGATCGGCCTGACCCTCCTCGACGACGTCGGTCACTTTCCGCTGATCGACCCGGCCGCCGACGCCTGCGCCGTGGTGGCCGATGAGATCGCCCAGCTGGCCTGGTAG
- a CDS encoding acyltransferase family protein: protein MTGTTALTGVRTAIRRIDRATSVERDRAVDALRALAILGVVLGHWLVTALVEDGGTLHAASPLQQMPWLAPISWAFQTLAVFFLVGGHLATKSYASAQARGTTYGQWLRARTSRLLRPVAAVLALWAVATACLFASGADLVTIHTLVKLALSPLWFLVVFAGLTAATPLLTRLGPLWPLAVVLHVDVIRFGLGGPAWLGWVNLAAGWLVPYALGAAWTRGELEGRRAGWVLFGGGVVTTVVLVTWAGYPASMVGIPGSAVSNLNPPTLAAVTFGLAQCGLALLLREPLRRGMRRPAVWAATAFANLSAMTIFLWHQTSLMAVTALGLLLGRLPGLHTAPDSLAWVAARAAWLPVFVCALALCWCAFGVHERGPRRPVGRPSRVVRVHRSGRGPGPAASGAAPRA from the coding sequence ATCACCGGCACGACCGCCCTGACCGGCGTACGGACCGCGATCCGCCGCATCGACCGGGCCACCTCCGTCGAGCGGGACCGCGCCGTCGACGCCCTGCGCGCCCTCGCGATCCTGGGCGTCGTCCTGGGCCACTGGCTGGTGACGGCGCTGGTGGAGGACGGCGGCACCCTGCACGCGGCGAGCCCGTTGCAGCAAATGCCGTGGCTGGCCCCGATCTCCTGGGCCTTCCAGACGCTCGCCGTGTTCTTCCTGGTGGGCGGCCATCTGGCGACGAAGAGCTACGCGTCGGCGCAGGCACGCGGTACGACGTACGGGCAGTGGCTGCGCGCCCGGACGAGCCGTCTTCTGCGGCCGGTGGCGGCGGTGCTGGCACTCTGGGCGGTCGCGACGGCCTGCCTGTTCGCGTCCGGCGCGGACCTCGTCACGATTCATACGCTGGTGAAACTGGCGCTGTCCCCGCTCTGGTTCCTGGTGGTCTTCGCCGGACTGACCGCCGCGACACCGCTGTTGACCCGCCTCGGTCCACTGTGGCCGCTGGCCGTCGTCCTCCATGTGGACGTCATCCGCTTCGGGCTCGGAGGCCCGGCGTGGCTCGGCTGGGTGAACCTCGCGGCCGGCTGGCTGGTGCCGTACGCCCTGGGCGCCGCCTGGACACGCGGCGAGCTGGAGGGGCGTCGCGCGGGCTGGGTGCTGTTCGGCGGCGGCGTCGTGACGACGGTGGTGCTGGTGACGTGGGCCGGATACCCGGCGTCCATGGTCGGCATACCGGGGTCCGCGGTGTCCAACCTGAACCCGCCGACGCTGGCCGCCGTCACCTTCGGCCTCGCCCAGTGCGGACTCGCCCTGCTGCTGCGCGAGCCGCTGCGACGCGGAATGCGGCGCCCCGCGGTCTGGGCGGCGACCGCCTTCGCCAACCTCTCCGCGATGACGATATTCCTCTGGCACCAGACGTCCCTGATGGCCGTCACCGCCCTCGGTCTGCTCCTGGGCCGGCTCCCCGGCCTGCACACCGCCCCCGACTCGCTCGCCTGGGTGGCCGCGAGAGCCGCCTGGCTGCCCGTCTTCGTCTGCGCCCTCGCCCTGTGCTGGTGCGCCTTCGGCGTGCACGAGCGGGGACCCCGCCGCCCCGTCGGCCGCCCGTCCCGAGTCGTCCGCGTCCACCGTTCCGGACGCGGTCCCGGCCCGGCAGCGTCCGGGGCGGCGCCGCGTGCCTAG
- a CDS encoding response regulator transcription factor, which translates to MTTVSGTIRVLIADDQQMVRQGFTVLLNTHAGIEVVGQAVDGLDAILKAAELAPDVVLMDIRMPELGGIEATRRITTDTPHIKVLVLTTFDLDEYVYEALRAGASGFLLKDASADQLAEAVRVVAAGDALLAPGITRRLIAEFSRLDSTPRAPLKQRVGDLTERETEVLAHIAQGLSNAEIAQCLVVAEQTVKTHVGRILVKLGLRDRTQAAVFAYESGLIRPTGY; encoded by the coding sequence ATGACGACCGTGAGCGGCACCATCCGCGTACTGATCGCCGACGACCAGCAGATGGTGCGGCAGGGATTCACCGTGCTGCTCAACACCCACGCGGGCATCGAGGTGGTCGGTCAGGCGGTCGACGGACTCGACGCGATCCTCAAGGCCGCCGAACTGGCGCCGGACGTCGTCCTGATGGACATCCGCATGCCCGAACTCGGCGGCATCGAGGCGACCCGCCGCATCACCACCGACACTCCGCACATCAAGGTCCTGGTGCTCACCACGTTCGACCTCGACGAGTACGTCTACGAAGCGCTCCGGGCCGGGGCGTCCGGTTTTCTCCTCAAGGACGCCTCGGCCGATCAACTCGCTGAAGCGGTCCGCGTGGTGGCGGCCGGCGACGCCCTCCTCGCCCCCGGCATCACCCGTCGGCTCATCGCCGAGTTCTCCCGTCTCGACTCCACCCCGCGCGCGCCTCTCAAGCAACGCGTCGGCGACCTCACCGAGCGGGAGACCGAGGTTCTGGCGCACATCGCCCAGGGACTCTCCAACGCCGAGATCGCCCAGTGTCTGGTGGTGGCCGAGCAGACCGTGAAGACCCACGTGGGCCGCATCCTCGTCAAGCTGGGCCTGCGCGACCGCACCCAGGCCGCGGTCTTCGCCTACGAATCGGGCCTGATCCGCCCCACGGGCTACTGA
- a CDS encoding cytochrome P450, whose amino-acid sequence MAALESSRAFDPWDPAFVADPYPAYEELRARGRVHYYEPTNQWLVPHHADVSALLRDRRLGRTYQHRFTHEDFGRTAPPPEHEPFHVLNDHGMLDLEPPDHTRIRRLVSKAFTPRTVERLKPYVEGLAGELVDRLVRAGGGDLLTDVAEPLPVSVIAEMLGIPESERAPLRPWSADICGMYELNPSEEVARKAVRASEEFTAYLRGLIEDRRKEPADDLISGLIAAHDEGDRLTEQEMISTCVLLLNAGHEATVNSTVTGWWTLFRHPGQLAALRADHTLIPTAVEELLRYDTPLQLFERWVLDDIEIDGTTVPRGAEVAMLFGSANRDAEVFADPETLDLSRAENPHISFSAGIHYCIGAPLARLELAASMRALLTKAPALRLTEEPVRKPNFVIRGLEGLSVEV is encoded by the coding sequence ATGGCAGCTTTGGAGAGTTCGCGGGCCTTCGACCCATGGGATCCGGCGTTCGTGGCGGACCCCTACCCGGCGTACGAGGAGCTGCGTGCGCGGGGCCGGGTGCACTACTACGAGCCGACGAACCAGTGGCTGGTGCCGCACCACGCGGATGTGTCGGCGCTGCTGCGGGACCGTCGGCTGGGCCGGACGTATCAGCACCGGTTCACGCACGAGGACTTCGGGCGGACGGCGCCGCCGCCGGAGCACGAGCCGTTCCATGTGCTCAACGATCACGGGATGCTCGATCTGGAGCCTCCGGACCACACGCGGATCAGGCGGCTCGTGTCGAAGGCGTTCACGCCGCGCACGGTGGAGCGGCTGAAGCCGTATGTGGAGGGGCTGGCGGGTGAGCTCGTCGACCGGCTGGTGCGGGCGGGCGGCGGGGATCTGCTGACCGATGTGGCGGAGCCGCTGCCGGTGTCGGTGATCGCGGAGATGCTGGGCATCCCGGAGTCCGAACGGGCGCCGTTGCGGCCCTGGTCGGCGGACATCTGCGGTATGTACGAACTGAATCCGTCCGAGGAGGTGGCGCGGAAGGCGGTGCGGGCGTCGGAGGAGTTCACGGCGTATCTGCGCGGGCTGATCGAGGACCGTCGCAAGGAGCCGGCGGACGACCTGATCTCGGGGCTGATCGCGGCGCACGACGAGGGCGACCGGCTCACGGAGCAGGAGATGATCTCCACCTGCGTGCTGCTGCTGAACGCGGGGCACGAGGCGACCGTCAACTCGACGGTGACCGGCTGGTGGACCCTGTTCCGGCACCCCGGGCAACTGGCGGCGCTGCGGGCGGACCACACACTGATCCCCACCGCGGTGGAGGAGCTGCTGCGCTACGACACTCCGCTCCAGTTGTTCGAGCGCTGGGTGCTCGACGACATCGAGATCGACGGTACGACGGTTCCGCGCGGTGCGGAGGTCGCGATGCTCTTCGGCTCCGCGAACCGTGACGCCGAGGTGTTCGCGGACCCGGAGACGCTGGACCTGTCCCGGGCGGAGAACCCGCACATCTCGTTCAGCGCGGGTATCCACTACTGCATCGGCGCTCCGCTGGCGCGGCTCGAACTGGCGGCGTCCATGCGCGCCCTCCTGACCAAGGCACCCGCTCTCCGTCTCACGGAGGAACCGGTCCGCAAGCCGAACTTCGTGATCCGCGGACTGGAGGGCCTGTCGGTCGAGGTCTGA
- a CDS encoding response regulator transcription factor produces MTGGTSPAIRVLIADDQMMVREGFSVLLGAMPDIEVVGEAVNGREAVERVRELRPDVVLMDIRMPEMNGIDATREIVAADGAAKVLVLTTFDLDEYVYQALRAGASGFLLKDASARQLADGVRVVSAGEALLAPSVTRRLITEFSKLADQPRMSATAHAAYGDLTDRETEVLVLIAQGLSNSEIAGRLVVAESTIKTHVSRILVKLGLRDRTQAAVFAYEARLVTPR; encoded by the coding sequence ATGACGGGCGGTACGAGCCCGGCGATCCGCGTGCTGATCGCCGACGACCAGATGATGGTCCGCGAGGGCTTCTCCGTGCTGCTCGGCGCGATGCCGGACATCGAGGTGGTCGGCGAGGCGGTCAACGGCCGGGAGGCGGTCGAACGGGTCCGTGAGCTGCGGCCGGACGTCGTGCTGATGGACATCCGCATGCCGGAGATGAACGGGATCGACGCGACCCGGGAGATCGTCGCCGCGGACGGCGCCGCGAAGGTGCTGGTGCTGACGACGTTCGACCTGGACGAGTACGTGTACCAGGCGCTGCGGGCGGGGGCCTCCGGTTTCCTGCTCAAGGACGCCTCGGCCCGCCAGCTCGCCGACGGGGTGAGAGTGGTGTCGGCCGGGGAGGCGTTGCTCGCTCCCTCGGTCACCAGACGTCTGATCACGGAGTTCTCCAAGCTCGCGGACCAGCCCCGGATGTCGGCGACGGCGCACGCGGCGTACGGGGATCTCACCGATCGGGAGACGGAGGTGCTGGTGCTGATCGCGCAGGGGCTGTCCAACTCGGAGATCGCCGGGCGGCTCGTGGTCGCGGAGTCGACGATCAAGACCCATGTGAGCCGCATTCTGGTGAAGCTGGGCCTGCGGGACCGCACGCAGGCGGCGGTGTTCGCGTACGAGGCACGCCTGGTCACCCCGAGGTGA
- a CDS encoding alpha/beta hydrolase: MEFRARPTARGRADTRSDPPRARPSTPPTEPVRRRAEDPGHPADPGRHPLTGDPGHPTEPPRRRAGGRIARRLRRTALAALVTAAVVVPVSAAARPEIPAPAPAVLAPLTASTLDKAYEANRADAAAAARMAADHGDRTRAAADRAMTAPSRRFLSFDGRGSGRAVEVFGDLAHADRVAVLVPGSDTTLETYDRFRAGAAALRARLGRRGAVLAWLGYETPGTVSTTVLTTDRAKEAAPLLRAFLHRLRGVVGGSARVSLLCHSYGTVVCGSAAPGLDVSDIVLVGSPGTGASDAAALRTSARVWAARGSADWIAHVPHASLGLFGTTVGFGPDPVSPAFGARVFQAGTGGHSDYFAPGSVSLANLARIVLGDPSEVTRA; the protein is encoded by the coding sequence ATGGAATTCCGGGCGCGACCGACCGCCCGCGGGAGAGCGGACACCCGCTCGGACCCGCCGAGGGCCAGGCCGAGCACACCACCCACCGAACCCGTTCGCCGTCGCGCCGAGGACCCGGGCCACCCCGCGGACCCGGGGCGCCACCCCCTCACCGGGGACCCGGGCCACCCCACGGAACCCCCGCGCCGTCGCGCCGGAGGCCGGATCGCCCGGCGGCTGCGCCGGACGGCGCTCGCCGCGCTCGTCACGGCCGCCGTCGTGGTCCCGGTGTCCGCGGCCGCCCGGCCGGAGATCCCCGCGCCGGCACCCGCGGTCCTCGCACCGCTGACGGCATCGACGCTGGACAAGGCATACGAGGCGAACCGTGCCGACGCCGCGGCGGCGGCACGGATGGCCGCGGACCACGGCGACCGCACCCGTGCCGCCGCCGACCGCGCCATGACCGCACCCTCCCGCCGCTTCCTCTCCTTCGACGGCCGGGGATCCGGCCGGGCCGTCGAGGTCTTCGGCGACCTCGCCCACGCCGACCGCGTGGCCGTCCTGGTCCCCGGTTCGGACACCACCCTGGAGACGTACGACCGTTTCCGCGCCGGCGCGGCCGCGCTGCGGGCACGGCTCGGCCGACGCGGCGCCGTCCTCGCCTGGCTCGGGTACGAGACACCGGGCACCGTGAGCACCACGGTCCTGACGACGGACCGAGCGAAGGAAGCGGCCCCGCTCCTGCGGGCCTTCCTGCACCGACTGCGCGGAGTCGTCGGCGGATCGGCGCGGGTGTCCCTGCTCTGCCACTCGTACGGCACGGTGGTCTGCGGCAGCGCGGCCCCGGGCCTGGACGTGAGCGACATCGTCCTCGTCGGCAGCCCGGGCACCGGAGCGTCCGACGCCGCCGCGCTGCGCACCTCCGCCCGCGTCTGGGCCGCCCGCGGCTCCGCCGACTGGATCGCGCACGTGCCGCACGCGAGCCTCGGCCTCTTCGGCACGACCGTCGGCTTCGGCCCCGACCCGGTGTCCCCGGCCTTCGGCGCCCGGGTGTTCCAGGCAGGCACCGGCGGCCACAGCGACTACTTCGCACCGGGCTCGGTGTCCCTGGCCAACCTCGCCCGCATCGTCCTCGGCGACCCCTCGGAGGTCACCCGTGCGTGA
- a CDS encoding tryptophan 2,3-dioxygenase family protein, with product MSHQAQPTQAQEPETPHLDFQGTTPYEDYVQADVLTHLQHTLSDDPGEMVFLVTTQVMELWFTVIVHEWETAAKALRADDVPVAVAALKRSVRELDALNASWRPLGQLTPAQFNSYRSALGEGSGFQSAMYRRMEFLLGEKSASMLVPHRGASRVYAELEKALHEPSLYDEVLRLLSRRGHAIPASVLERDVSKRYEPVPEVEAAWAALYSGDDSDELARLGEALTDVAELVWRWRNDHLVATRRAMGSKTGTGGSAGVAWLEKRAQKNVFPELWTARSHV from the coding sequence ATGTCCCACCAGGCTCAGCCCACGCAGGCTCAGGAGCCCGAGACTCCGCATCTCGACTTCCAGGGCACCACGCCGTACGAGGACTACGTACAGGCGGACGTGCTCACCCACCTCCAGCACACCCTCTCCGACGATCCCGGAGAGATGGTCTTCCTGGTGACGACCCAGGTCATGGAGCTGTGGTTCACGGTCATCGTCCACGAGTGGGAGACGGCGGCCAAGGCGCTGCGCGCCGACGACGTCCCCGTCGCGGTGGCCGCGCTGAAGCGGTCCGTGCGCGAGCTGGACGCGCTCAACGCGTCCTGGCGCCCGCTCGGACAGCTCACCCCCGCGCAGTTCAACTCCTACCGTTCGGCCCTCGGCGAGGGTTCCGGTTTCCAGTCGGCGATGTACCGGCGCATGGAGTTCCTGCTCGGCGAGAAGTCCGCCTCCATGCTCGTCCCGCACCGCGGGGCCTCGCGGGTGTACGCCGAGCTGGAGAAGGCGCTGCACGAGCCGAGCCTGTACGACGAGGTGCTGCGGCTGCTCTCGCGGCGCGGGCACGCGATCCCGGCCTCCGTGCTGGAGCGTGACGTGTCGAAGCGCTACGAGCCCGTGCCCGAGGTGGAGGCCGCCTGGGCGGCTCTGTACTCCGGTGACGACAGCGACGAGCTCGCGCGGCTCGGCGAGGCGCTGACGGATGTCGCCGAGCTGGTGTGGCGCTGGCGCAACGACCACCTCGTCGCCACCCGGCGGGCGATGGGCTCGAAGACCGGCACGGGCGGCTCCGCCGGGGTGGCCTGGCTGGAGAAGCGCGCGCAGAAGAACGTGTTCCCCGAGCTGTGGACGGCGAGGTCCCATGTCTGA